TCAGTGTCGATTTACCTGAACCAGAAGGCCCACAGACAACAACAACTTCCCCCTTTTTAACTTCAGTGGAACATTCAGTCAGTACTTGAAATTGACCATACCATTTGGATACGTCTTTTAGGGAAATCATCTAGGTAGTCCTTTTTTTAAGAAAGTTCACTAACATTGAAGCTGCGAAGCTAATGACAAAATAAACAAAACCCGCAAAGAGGATCATCTCAACTTGTGTGCCATCGCGTTCACCAATATTTGCCGCCGTTCTGAAAAAGTCAGTAAGGCTTAATACATAAACTAAGGACGTATCTTGGAACAAGACAATTCCTTGAGTGAGTAAAAGTGGAACCATGGCTCTAAATGCTTGAGGTAAAATCACTAAGCGCATCGTTTGTGATTTGGTCATACCTAATGCAAGTGAGGCAGAAAATTGTCCTTTACTAACACTTTGAATACCTGCCCTTATAATTTCAGAGTAGTACGCAGCTTCAAATAATGAGAACGCTATCATTGCTGAAATTAAACGGATATCACTTTTCGGTGAAAGTCCTAGAACATTTTGTAATATGTTAGGAACAATTAAATAAAACCACAGTAATACCATGACTAATGGGATAGAACGAAAGGTATTAACGTAAGCGGCCGCAAACCAACTAATAGGTTTAAATGTAGACAGGCGCATAACAGCAAGCACCGTTCCCCATAAAATACCAACTACAATAGCGGTGATGGTGATTTTTAAAGTGATAGCCATGCCATCGACTAAAAATGGTAGGCTTGGAACAACAGAACTCCAGTCAAATTCATACATTATTGACCTCCTGTTGTGCCAGGTAAACGCACACGTTTTTCAAGCCAACTCATGATTAACATAATAATGACGTTGATAAAAACATAGGCGAGAGTAATTGCAGTGAATGACTCATATGCTTTTGCTGAATAATCGAGTAGCTTGTTTGCTTGTGCAGCCATATCAATTAACCCGATAGTGGAGGCAATCGCTGAGTTTTTTACGAGATTAAGCATTTCGGAGGTCATTGGTGGAATAATGACACGATAAGCATTGGGTAATAAAACATAACGATAGGTTTGAGGTAAGGTTAAACCCAAGGCAAGTCCAGCCGCTTTTTGCCCACGGGGTAATGAGTTAATTGCTGCTCTGACTTGTTCACACATACGCGCAGCGGTAAATAAACCTAAACAAAGAGCTGAAGAGACAAAAAATTGTACATTTGGCGCTAAGTCCATTTTAAACCAGTCGCCAATAGATTGAGGTAATAGTTCAGGAATAACTAAATACCACGTAAAGAATTGAACAATAAGTGGTACGTTACGGAATAACTCAACATAAACTGTACCTAAACTTGAAAGCCAACGATTAGGTACAGTACGCAAAATTCCGAATAAAGAACCAACAAGAAAGGCAATAACCCAAGCGCATAAAGATAAGGCAATGGTGACCTGGAAGCCTGAAATCAGCCATCCTAAGTATGTGGTGTTTCCGAAAGGGGCTTCTTGGAAGAATATCCCCCAATCCCAATCAATCGACATGATTTCACCTCCGGTGAAAAATAGGGGCAGGGAACGACTGCCCCAAACTTCACTGATCTGTCTGTCCAACAGATACTTTATAATTATTTGTTTGCATCAACGGCGTATGTATTTTTAATTCAATGCCTTATCATTTGGTGATGCAAATAAGGCTTTCATTTCATCAGAGATAGTGAATTCTAGGTTAAGATTTTTAGGTGGAATCGGGGCATTAAACCAGCGATTGAAGGATTTTTCTGCTTCACCTGATTTTTGTGCGTTAGCGATAGTTTCATCGATTAAGGCTTTAAATTGAGCATCGTCTTTACGCAACATACAGCCATAGGCTTCTTCAGATTGTGGTGTTCCTACAATTTCCCACAAACCTGGTTTTTTCGCTTTAGCGCGTTCACCAGCAAGTAATGCATCATCCA
This portion of the Proteus vulgaris genome encodes:
- the gltK gene encoding glutamate/aspartate ABC transporter permease GltK — its product is MYEFDWSSVVPSLPFLVDGMAITLKITITAIVVGILWGTVLAVMRLSTFKPISWFAAAYVNTFRSIPLVMVLLWFYLIVPNILQNVLGLSPKSDIRLISAMIAFSLFEAAYYSEIIRAGIQSVSKGQFSASLALGMTKSQTMRLVILPQAFRAMVPLLLTQGIVLFQDTSLVYVLSLTDFFRTAANIGERDGTQVEMILFAGFVYFVISFAASMLVNFLKKRTT
- a CDS encoding amino acid ABC transporter permease, with translation MSIDWDWGIFFQEAPFGNTTYLGWLISGFQVTIALSLCAWVIAFLVGSLFGILRTVPNRWLSSLGTVYVELFRNVPLIVQFFTWYLVIPELLPQSIGDWFKMDLAPNVQFFVSSALCLGLFTAARMCEQVRAAINSLPRGQKAAGLALGLTLPQTYRYVLLPNAYRVIIPPMTSEMLNLVKNSAIASTIGLIDMAAQANKLLDYSAKAYESFTAITLAYVFINVIIMLIMSWLEKRVRLPGTTGGQ